From a region of the Aeoliella mucimassa genome:
- a CDS encoding PEP-CTERM sorting domain-containing protein (PEP-CTERM proteins occur, often in large numbers, in the proteomes of bacteria that also encode an exosortase, a predicted intramembrane cysteine proteinase. The presence of a PEP-CTERM domain at a protein's C-terminus predicts cleavage within the sorting domain, followed by covalent anchoring to some some component of the (usually Gram-negative) cell surface. Many PEP-CTERM proteins exhibit an unusual sequence composition that includes large numbers of potential glycosylation sites. Expression of one such protein has been shown restore the ability of a bacterium to form floc, a type of biofilm.): MLVRFVAPVMLAMFLVQSVSSSAATIDDFATWTLVQDPPHAGMAASLDSGSQLTLTAIDAVPDAVDIGYQSINGANVASSTSGFYFSPAADFTIAVDYAISSQSSQGLGGIGFGIGEDQSGANSAGVAVGVLDGIGLGVGGAARTNDVSDTTLDVLGAPLVGRLFVDYTASTGDIAYGYSDTPGASSFSVLGTFAARQQEWNDQPLLASFFLRSQDGSPVSGPLESGTLTAVFSNFEVLAGNATSVPEPASMVLLATAMGCALGVLRRR, from the coding sequence ATGCTCGTTCGCTTTGTTGCCCCCGTGATGCTGGCGATGTTCCTGGTGCAGTCGGTGTCGTCCTCGGCGGCCACGATCGACGACTTCGCCACCTGGACCCTGGTGCAAGATCCACCTCATGCTGGCATGGCCGCATCGCTCGATAGTGGATCGCAGCTAACGCTCACGGCCATCGACGCGGTGCCCGATGCCGTCGACATTGGTTACCAGTCGATCAACGGGGCCAATGTTGCCAGCTCGACTTCGGGCTTCTACTTCTCACCTGCGGCCGACTTTACGATCGCGGTCGACTACGCGATCTCGAGCCAATCGTCGCAAGGGCTTGGTGGTATCGGCTTCGGCATTGGCGAAGATCAATCGGGTGCCAACTCAGCTGGCGTGGCCGTCGGCGTGCTCGATGGCATCGGCCTCGGCGTAGGGGGTGCTGCCCGCACGAACGACGTGAGCGATACCACGCTCGACGTACTTGGTGCTCCACTAGTGGGTCGACTGTTTGTCGACTACACCGCATCGACCGGCGACATTGCCTACGGCTACTCCGACACGCCGGGCGCGAGCAGCTTCTCGGTACTCGGCACCTTTGCCGCTCGCCAGCAAGAATGGAACGATCAGCCGCTATTGGCTTCGTTCTTTCTGCGGAGTCAGGATGGCTCGCCGGTGTCAGGGCCGCTGGAGAGCGGAACCCTGACTGCGGTATTCAGCAACTTCGAAGTGCTGGCCGGCAACGCGACTTCGGTGCCAGAACCTGCTAGCATGGTGCTACTCGCGACCGCGATGGGGTGTGCCCTGGGGGTGCTCCGCCGGCGGTAG